TGTCCCCGCCATTATTCACATAGGCCCGCTGCAACGGGACCGCAGAACACATTGCCGCAAGGATTTCGTCTGCAACGGCACCTGCGACAGCGATCATCGGTGTCACAAAGGACTGTTCACACGAAGGGCCCGCAGCTTGGTACATTCTTTGTGCGACCGGATCAGCAGGCGCAGGCGTCCGGGGCGTCAATTGGCTCCGATGCTGCACGAGCCCCTCTACCAGCCCCTCAAGGATCGTCTGAAACCGCTGATGAGCCGCCTCGAACGCCACCTGACGCGCGCCGGGTTTCTCTGCATCCGCACCTATGATCAGATCAATCGGCCCGTGGTGCAGATGCAGGCGGTCACCTGCACCCAGAATAGCGGCTTGAGGCCCCTGCATGGTGCTCAGCTACCCTTTTTCCATCGGTAATTGTGTTTTGCCGTCGGATCCGCTTCGGGATCAATCCGGCCCACCCGGCGCACAGAACCCAAAATGACGTCTTCGATTGGTCTGACATGATCAGCATGCCCGCCCAATGCCACATAGTCCGATAGGCGCATCGTGAATTCAATGGGCGCCACAAGCGCAGGCGTCGGCACATAGCCAAAGGAATTCGATGGCATATCCAACACATCAGCCATCACAGTAATCCCGCCGCCCGGCCAGACATAGGCATTGGCACCGCCACACGACACATGCGTCAGAGCATCCTTAACCGAATTGGTAAGTTTCACCGGGTTTTCTGTAACCCCCGCCCGCAAAGACCCCCCAGCCCCCCCCATGAACAGGACGGAACAGATCGAGGGTTCGCAATTCTCTGCGATCCGGTCCACTGAAAATTGCAAGGCTTCGGTCAATGGAACCGGCTGCGGCTCAAGGTCCGCGTCTAGCTGAAAATATGCGTATTGCTCGCCCGTTGTGGACACCATCAAAAGTCGGAGCCCCTGCCACGCGACATTTTTATCGGCTGGTTTCAAAATGGTCAGCGGGTCTTCGACATCCGTCCCACCCCAGCCGGTGCCGGGTTGTGCCACCTGAAAATAGCGCCCCGGCGTTGATCGCCGGCCACGGATCTTGATACCCGAAGGCGGCACGTTCAGCATCTTGCCTGCCTGATGCTCCGAGAGGACCCCTGTGATGTGATCATCGACAACAATCACCTCATCCACATGCTGCACCCATTGCGATGCAAACATCCCGATGGCCGCAGAGCCACAGCCCACCCGCATCAGTTTTTCGGCCTGACCATTGACTATAGGGGCCTTGCCCGCCTGCACCACAACACAAGCGCCACCTTCCACAGTGAGCTCAACCGCTTCACCGTTGCACAGCTTCAGCAACGTGTCACAGGTGACGCGGCCTTCCTTCTTGGTCCCACCCGTCAGGTGCTCAACACCGCCCAGCGACAACATTTTTGAGCCGTATTCGCTGGTCATCACATGGCCGACCGGCTCGCCTTGACACAGCACAATGTCACGCTCGTGACCAATGAAGCGGTCGGTGTCGATTTTTACCTTCACACCGCAATAGCTAAAGATACCCTCAGTCACGATGGTGACCATGTCAGTGTCATCAACCTTCTGGCTAACAATGAACGGCGCGGGTTTGTAATCAGGGTATGTCGTCCCTGCCCCAACGGCCGTGATGAACGGCCGGTTGCTTTGAACCAGGTCGCCGTCCCAATCATTGCCGCTATTACCCTTCATAAAGGGCACAGCCTTTGCACCGCTTTCGATGGAATTTGAAATGATCGTCAATGGGTCAAGCCGGACAAGCTCGCCCGCGTGGTTGCCATAGCGATCGCAGGCACCGGATTTCCCATCCGCGATATAGCACAGGACCGGGCAGGCATCGCAGCGTATTTTCTCGGATTTTACGTGAGCTTTGTCAGTCATTTTCTCTACCTTTTAGGGCCGTACCTCCCCAAGGGGGATCACGAAAATAGTGCGGCACCAGAACCCTCACCCGGCACGGTAATCACGCGCCCCCAAACAGCCTCGCCGCTCTGCTTCAAACCAACGCTTGCGCCCAGATTTCTCTTACTCAAACACCCGTCGCCGCAGCCAAAACAAGATGGGCAGCAACAATCCGCAGCTGGCAAGGCATCGTGGGTCTTCCAGCTCAAATCGCTTGCATACTAACATTATTAGTGGACTGTGGGATGTGTCAAATACTAATTGTGGAGCCGATGAAATAGCCAATTAAAGTCAGGTATAGCTGGCGCTTAACTCAGCAGCGACTGACGTAGACATGTGGGATCACACGGCCCCCTCAGCCCAGCCGAAGTTATCCAAGCTTCTTGAGCAATCGCAAAAGCGTGTTTCGCTCAGACGTGGTCAGAGGTGATAATGTCAGGTCCGAGATTTGTCGACCTGCGTCATGCAGGTCCGGCACAATCTCGATCTTTTTGTCAGGTATCGACAGGATTGTACGCC
The nucleotide sequence above comes from Roseovarius carneus. Encoded proteins:
- a CDS encoding 6-hydroxynicotinate reductase → MTDKAHVKSEKIRCDACPVLCYIADGKSGACDRYGNHAGELVRLDPLTIISNSIESGAKAVPFMKGNSGNDWDGDLVQSNRPFITAVGAGTTYPDYKPAPFIVSQKVDDTDMVTIVTEGIFSYCGVKVKIDTDRFIGHERDIVLCQGEPVGHVMTSEYGSKMLSLGGVEHLTGGTKKEGRVTCDTLLKLCNGEAVELTVEGGACVVVQAGKAPIVNGQAEKLMRVGCGSAAIGMFASQWVQHVDEVIVVDDHITGVLSEHQAGKMLNVPPSGIKIRGRRSTPGRYFQVAQPGTGWGGTDVEDPLTILKPADKNVAWQGLRLLMVSTTGEQYAYFQLDADLEPQPVPLTEALQFSVDRIAENCEPSICSVLFMGGAGGSLRAGVTENPVKLTNSVKDALTHVSCGGANAYVWPGGGITVMADVLDMPSNSFGYVPTPALVAPIEFTMRLSDYVALGGHADHVRPIEDVILGSVRRVGRIDPEADPTAKHNYRWKKGS